From a single Oxalobacter vibrioformis genomic region:
- a CDS encoding tetratricopeptide repeat protein, which yields MKKANLLPFLFAAITLLYSSAFAGDKENAIQYFKAGQLEKAFPLMKKAAMTGDAESQEILGGMYLEGLGTKKDLLEASKWFKKAAEQGLPESQYNTGTFYEDGTGFTKDAVEACRWYSLAAKQNDPHAQFKMGWCYLKGIGVRKNPEEAFKWYLKSAEQNTKEAFFNVGYMYDFGVGTKTDGQQAEKWYQKAIVNGSYDACYQLGYMYIYGKNIRKQPDKGIELIRIAADNGVAKAQGALGYEYERGLYLEKDIVKAKSWYEKAAAQGNEQAKERLVNLK from the coding sequence GTGAAAAAAGCAAATCTGTTGCCTTTCCTTTTCGCTGCAATAACACTGTTGTATAGCAGTGCTTTTGCAGGAGACAAGGAGAATGCCATTCAGTACTTCAAAGCCGGTCAGCTTGAAAAAGCCTTTCCGCTCATGAAGAAAGCTGCTATGACAGGCGACGCCGAATCCCAGGAAATACTGGGAGGGATGTACCTGGAAGGGCTTGGTACAAAAAAAGATCTGCTTGAAGCGTCAAAATGGTTCAAAAAGGCGGCCGAACAAGGGCTACCGGAATCCCAGTACAACACGGGGACGTTCTACGAGGACGGCACTGGTTTCACGAAAGATGCTGTAGAAGCTTGCAGATGGTACTCCCTGGCGGCAAAACAGAATGATCCCCACGCCCAATTCAAGATGGGCTGGTGTTACCTCAAGGGGATAGGTGTCAGGAAGAACCCGGAAGAAGCTTTCAAATGGTACCTGAAGTCCGCAGAGCAAAACACGAAAGAAGCATTCTTCAATGTCGGGTATATGTATGACTTTGGCGTAGGCACAAAAACGGATGGACAGCAAGCGGAGAAGTGGTATCAGAAAGCAATAGTCAATGGCTCATATGATGCCTGCTACCAGTTAGGCTACATGTATATCTACGGCAAGAACATCAGGAAGCAGCCAGATAAGGGAATAGAGTTGATCCGCATAGCAGCTGATAATGGCGTGGCAAAGGCACAGGGCGCTCTTGGCTACGAATATGAGCGCGGCTTGTATCTGGAAAAGGACATCGTCAAAGCTAAGAGTTGGTACGAAAAAGCAGCCGCACAGGGAAATGAGCAGGCAAAAGAACGGCTGGTGAATCTGAAATAA
- a CDS encoding IS481 family transposase: protein MKREIQQRLQWVQLYEKTGDAGLVCRRCGISRPTLRKWWKRYQEHGVAGLVSQSRRPKNSPAQKVSPQAEEIILEIRRSRNLGARRIQAEIMRLHDLSLSLATIHKILIRNQVKPVLKIRKKAGFIRYERPIPGDRVQMDTCKIASGLFQYTAIDDCTRYRVLRLYSRRTAANTLDFIEHVVDEMPFPVQRVQTDRGQEFFAIKVQEKFREYGIKFRPNKPGSPHLNGKVERSQKTDQAEFYATIRLDDPELHSLLAEWQHYYNWDRPHSAHNGKTPVDRFHELIDDTPFSEEVLENFYPEKERIQEQSYQRDLAVRKLK, encoded by the coding sequence ATGAAACGAGAAATACAACAGAGATTACAGTGGGTGCAACTCTATGAGAAAACGGGTGATGCCGGGTTGGTCTGCCGAAGATGCGGCATATCCCGACCAACTCTGAGGAAATGGTGGAAACGCTATCAGGAACACGGGGTAGCAGGACTTGTCAGCCAGAGTCGCCGCCCAAAAAATTCACCAGCCCAAAAAGTCAGCCCTCAGGCAGAAGAAATCATCCTTGAAATACGGCGTTCCCGTAATCTTGGTGCTCGCAGGATTCAGGCTGAAATAATGCGCCTCCACGATCTGTCTTTGTCATTGGCAACTATCCACAAAATACTCATACGCAACCAGGTAAAACCTGTTCTGAAAATCCGAAAAAAAGCAGGATTTATCCGGTATGAGCGCCCGATTCCCGGTGATCGTGTCCAGATGGACACCTGCAAAATAGCGTCAGGACTATTTCAATACACGGCCATAGATGATTGCACCCGTTACAGGGTCTTGAGGCTATACAGCCGTCGCACAGCAGCCAATACTCTTGATTTTATTGAGCATGTGGTAGATGAAATGCCCTTTCCTGTTCAGCGCGTTCAGACTGACAGAGGTCAGGAATTTTTTGCCATCAAGGTCCAGGAAAAATTCAGGGAATACGGCATCAAATTTCGCCCCAACAAACCCGGCTCTCCGCATCTGAATGGAAAGGTTGAACGTTCGCAGAAAACAGACCAAGCTGAATTTTATGCCACCATCAGACTGGATGATCCAGAGCTACACTCCCTTTTGGCAGAGTGGCAGCATTACTACAACTGGGACCGTCCTCACAGTGCCCATAATGGAAAAACACCTGTGGATCGATTTCACGAGTTGATCGACGATACACCTTTTTCTGAAGAAGTACTGGAAAACTTTTATCCAGAAAAAGAGCGCATTCAGGAACAGAGTTATCAGCGCGATTTGGCTGTCAGAAAATTGAAATGA
- a CDS encoding tyrosine-type recombinase/integrase: protein MARIIKPLSPLQIKNAKPKEKPYKLFDGSGLYMEVTPIGSKLWRMKIRIDNRERLLSFGKYPDVSLEQARARRDEARKQKAAGIDPGEAKKRQKREKAEKAANTFEKIAREWHSNRLETWQPNTARDILQRLEKDIFPEIGNLPVSSITHKQLIDTLRKIESRGAHEIAKRLKANCARIFSYAIQHGLTDRNIANDLTEVLKPVRKGHFASITTEELPAFLKAMNQNDARLYMPTRIALRLMLLLFLRTSELIETPWSEINLETGEWVIPWNRMKRGKLAMNPDKTDHHVCMSKQALTLLRELHSLTGGSKWLFPNQRDPQKPMSNGAILMAIRRMGYQNQMTGHGFRALAMSTIKEKLHYRHEVVDRQLAHAQKNKVDSAYDRAMFLDERKKMMQDWADYLDELQASKI, encoded by the coding sequence ATGGCAAGAATCATCAAACCCCTGTCTCCTTTGCAGATAAAAAACGCCAAACCAAAAGAAAAACCATATAAATTATTCGATGGTAGCGGGCTCTACATGGAGGTTACGCCGATTGGTTCAAAGCTCTGGCGTATGAAAATCCGTATCGATAACAGGGAGCGCCTGTTATCGTTCGGCAAATATCCCGATGTCTCTCTTGAGCAGGCTCGTGCCAGACGGGACGAAGCCAGAAAGCAGAAGGCCGCTGGCATAGACCCTGGCGAAGCCAAAAAAAGACAGAAACGTGAGAAGGCTGAAAAGGCTGCCAATACTTTCGAAAAAATTGCCAGGGAGTGGCACAGTAACCGCCTAGAAACTTGGCAGCCCAACACGGCCAGAGATATCCTTCAGCGTCTTGAAAAAGACATTTTCCCGGAAATAGGGAATCTGCCTGTCAGCAGCATCACTCACAAACAGCTTATCGACACCCTGCGAAAAATTGAAAGTAGGGGAGCGCATGAAATCGCAAAACGCCTGAAGGCCAATTGTGCCCGTATCTTCAGCTATGCCATCCAGCACGGCCTGACAGACAGAAACATAGCCAACGACCTCACAGAGGTCCTAAAACCCGTCAGAAAGGGCCATTTCGCGTCCATTACCACAGAAGAACTTCCAGCCTTCCTCAAAGCCATGAACCAAAACGATGCCAGACTTTACATGCCCACTCGCATCGCATTACGTCTCATGCTCCTTTTGTTTCTGCGGACCAGCGAACTCATTGAAACGCCATGGTCAGAAATCAATCTCGAAACCGGTGAGTGGGTCATTCCATGGAATCGCATGAAACGTGGCAAACTCGCCATGAATCCCGACAAAACAGATCATCACGTGTGCATGTCTAAGCAGGCATTAACGCTTCTCAGAGAGCTTCACAGTCTCACAGGTGGTAGCAAGTGGCTCTTTCCTAACCAGAGAGACCCTCAAAAGCCCATGAGCAATGGCGCTATTCTCATGGCTATCAGGCGGATGGGGTATCAAAACCAAATGACCGGTCACGGCTTCAGGGCACTTGCAATGAGTACCATCAAAGAAAAACTGCACTATCGGCATGAGGTAGTAGATAGACAGCTTGCTCATGCACAGAAGAACAAGGTCGACAGTGCTTATGATCGTGCCATGTTTCTTGATGAGAGAAAAAAGATGATGCAGGACTGGGCTGATTATCTCGATGAACTTCAGGCAAGCAAGATCTGA
- a CDS encoding tetratricopeptide repeat protein translates to MELYKQQKYKEAAACFLKADASRDPQVQNRLGYMYLNGQGVPKDAKSAFEWYTRASQQNYPDAFSNLGRMYEQGRYVKRDDKKAAALQQKAIDLGSSAGMNNLGHMYDRGIGVSQDTNKAIDYYVKAVEKGNTDALCRLGIKYKEGDGVPQDYANAKMLFDKGAEHGDTCCVSGLSDLYYDGLGVPKNRTYAFKYSMIAAKMDDAGAQYDVARSYHYGIGVKQDLKEAFRWYRTAADNGSPEAMDILTDTYLLGKLGQKKDEIKGKVWEKRAKDERSMRREKDPDPEQVQARRMLED, encoded by the coding sequence ATGGAACTATATAAACAGCAGAAATACAAGGAAGCTGCAGCCTGTTTTCTCAAAGCGGATGCGTCCAGGGATCCTCAAGTCCAGAACCGTCTGGGGTACATGTACCTGAACGGTCAGGGTGTGCCCAAAGATGCCAAATCGGCGTTTGAATGGTATACACGCGCTTCACAACAGAACTATCCTGATGCTTTCAGCAATCTGGGACGGATGTATGAACAGGGCAGGTACGTAAAACGCGATGACAAAAAAGCGGCTGCCCTGCAGCAGAAAGCGATCGATCTCGGATCAAGCGCTGGAATGAACAATCTCGGCCATATGTATGATCGGGGTATTGGTGTAAGCCAGGACACAAACAAGGCCATTGACTATTATGTCAAGGCAGTAGAGAAGGGCAACACGGATGCCCTGTGCCGTCTAGGAATAAAGTACAAGGAAGGTGATGGTGTGCCTCAGGATTATGCCAATGCCAAAATGTTGTTTGACAAAGGTGCTGAGCATGGTGATACCTGTTGTGTGAGTGGTTTGTCTGACTTGTACTATGATGGGCTGGGTGTACCCAAAAACCGTACCTATGCATTCAAATATTCCATGATTGCGGCAAAGATGGATGATGCCGGTGCACAATATGATGTTGCGCGTTCGTACCATTATGGTATTGGAGTCAAACAGGACTTGAAAGAGGCTTTCAGGTGGTATCGGACAGCGGCTGACAACGGAAGTCCTGAAGCAATGGATATCTTGACTGATACTTATCTTCTTGGCAAACTCGGGCAAAAAAAGGACGAGATCAAAGGGAAAGTGTGGGAAAAGCGGGCAAAAGATGAAAGGTCAATGCGAAGAGAGAAGGACCCTGATCCTGAACAGGTGCAAGCGAGACGAATGCTTGAGGACTGA